Proteins from one Falco naumanni isolate bFalNau1 chromosome 10, bFalNau1.pat, whole genome shotgun sequence genomic window:
- the NRIP3 gene encoding nuclear receptor-interacting protein 3 isoform X2 → MFYSGILTEPSRKEVEIREAASLRQQRRMKQAVQFIHKDSADLLPLDGLKKLGTSKDTQPHNILQKRLMETNLSKLRSSRGSWTLKNDTSAQTNKLNQTKPDGSGKMEDEELIVVSCQCAGKELKAVVDTGSQHNLISSACLDRLGLKEHLKALPGEDETVSSPCKARAIGQIECLTLTVGAVPVECAALVVEDNEKPFSFGLQTLKSLKCVINMEKHHLILGKTDREEIPFAGSSSAAAGEHSEA, encoded by the exons ATGTTTTATTCGGGTATCCTGACAGAGCCGAGTAGAAAAGAAGTGGAGATCAGGGAAGCAGCATCTCTCCGCCAGCAGAGGAGGATGAAGCAGGCGGTTCAGTTTATTCACAAGGACTCTGCGGATCTCCTCCCTCTGGATGGGCTGAAGAAGCTGGGGACTTCGAAAGATACC caacCACATAATATCCTGCAGAAGCGCCTGATGGAGACAAATCTATCAAAATTACGAAGCAGCCGAGGCAGCTGGACCCTGAAGAATGATACCTCAGCGCAGACAAACAAGCTgaatcaaaccaaaccagacGGCTCAGGGAAAATGGAGGACGAAGAGCTCATAGTGGTGAGCTGCCAG TGTGCGGGGAAGGAGCTGAAGGCTGTGGTGGACACCGGCTCGCAGCACAACCTCATATCATCTGCCTGCCTGGACAGGCTAGG GTTAAAGGAGCATCTCAAAGCGCTCCCTGGAGAAGATGAAACGGTTTCATCTCCGTGCAAGGCGAGGGCGATCGGGCAGATCGAGTGCCTCACGCTGACGGTGGGAGCGGTCCCCGTGGAGTGCGCTGCTCTTGTCGTGG AAGACAATGAGAAACCCTTCTCCTTCGGGCTGCAGACGCTGAAATCCCTGAAG TGTGTCATAAACATGGAGAAGCATCATCTCATTCTGGGGAAGACGGACAGGGAAGAAATCCCCTTTgcgggcagcagcagtgccGCGGCGGGAGAGCA TTCAGAGGCATAA
- the NRIP3 gene encoding nuclear receptor-interacting protein 3 isoform X1 translates to MFYSGILTEPSRKEVEIREAASLRQQRRMKQAVQFIHKDSADLLPLDGLKKLGTSKDTQPHNILQKRLMETNLSKLRSSRGSWTLKNDTSAQTNKLNQTKPDGSGKMEDEELIVVSCQCAGKELKAVVDTGSQHNLISSACLDRLGLKEHLKALPGEDETVSSPCKARAIGQIECLTLTVGAVPVECAALVVEDNEKPFSFGLQTLKSLKCVINMEKHHLILGKTDREEIPFAGSSSAAAGEHSSEA, encoded by the exons ATGTTTTATTCGGGTATCCTGACAGAGCCGAGTAGAAAAGAAGTGGAGATCAGGGAAGCAGCATCTCTCCGCCAGCAGAGGAGGATGAAGCAGGCGGTTCAGTTTATTCACAAGGACTCTGCGGATCTCCTCCCTCTGGATGGGCTGAAGAAGCTGGGGACTTCGAAAGATACC caacCACATAATATCCTGCAGAAGCGCCTGATGGAGACAAATCTATCAAAATTACGAAGCAGCCGAGGCAGCTGGACCCTGAAGAATGATACCTCAGCGCAGACAAACAAGCTgaatcaaaccaaaccagacGGCTCAGGGAAAATGGAGGACGAAGAGCTCATAGTGGTGAGCTGCCAG TGTGCGGGGAAGGAGCTGAAGGCTGTGGTGGACACCGGCTCGCAGCACAACCTCATATCATCTGCCTGCCTGGACAGGCTAGG GTTAAAGGAGCATCTCAAAGCGCTCCCTGGAGAAGATGAAACGGTTTCATCTCCGTGCAAGGCGAGGGCGATCGGGCAGATCGAGTGCCTCACGCTGACGGTGGGAGCGGTCCCCGTGGAGTGCGCTGCTCTTGTCGTGG AAGACAATGAGAAACCCTTCTCCTTCGGGCTGCAGACGCTGAAATCCCTGAAG TGTGTCATAAACATGGAGAAGCATCATCTCATTCTGGGGAAGACGGACAGGGAAGAAATCCCCTTTgcgggcagcagcagtgccGCGGCGGGAGAGCA CAGTTCAGAGGCATAA